Proteins from a genomic interval of Salvelinus sp. IW2-2015 linkage group LG14, ASM291031v2, whole genome shotgun sequence:
- the katnbl1 gene encoding KATNB1-like protein 1: MASGSHYGQGREFLQLNQGKPHGFLHHISNHSAADKNMKKVDFLNKEEIDKDRFPVSRCARIKVKRVSVCNKRKLSSRHSVVVSSGVRRRVPPTGRAVCDMANKENELTCPEKVQAIHYNDNCMFPVNSAAEAGSKMAGPGNKYSDYFTELSKDHDAMTHVLFGRNLRLNVALTLWRRNASELVAYLIRIEDTGVLLDCLPVITKSLQDETPCVSLGCCVDLLPQVKSILTSEYEEHLIVVLHWVQSVVKKWWPELSTNGKPLLDSXSEDRNLQVMKQQLKEFWVEGPQLSLVPGTTGEMAKAIESYLSQLH; encoded by the exons ATGGCCTCTGGAAGTCATTATGGGCAAGGCAGAGAATTCCTCCAGCTCAACCAGGGCAAACCTCATGGATTTCTCCATCACATCAGCAACCACTCTGCAGCTGACAAGAACATGAAGAAG gtggattttttaaataaGGAAGAAATAGATAAAGACAG ATTTCCAGTGAGTCGTTGTGCACGCATCAAAGTCAAACGAGTGTCTGTGTGCAACAAGAGGAAGTTGTCGTCGCGTCACAGTGTGGTGGTGAGCTCAGGCGTACGCCGCAGAGTGCCCCCCACAGGTCGGGCTGTCTGTGACATGGCCAACAAGGAGAATGAACTGACCTGCCCAGAGAAAGTGCAGGCCATACACTACAATGACAACTGCATGTTCCCTGTgaactctgctgcagaggctgGCTCCAAGATGGCAGGGCCGGGAAACAAGTACAGTGATTACTTCACTGAG CTATCGAAGGACCATGATGCAATGACACATGTGCTTTTTGGAAGAAATCTCAGATTAAATGTAGCTCTGACACTATGGCGAAGAAACGCCAGCGAACTAGTGGCATACTTGATCAG AATTGAAGACACAGGCGTTCTTCTTGACTGCCTACCAGTTATAACGAAAAG CCTTCAAGACGAAACTCCGTGCGTATCACTGGGCTGCTGTGTAGACCTCCTGCCACAAGTCAAATCAATCCTCACCAGTGAATATGAAGA ACACTTGATTGTGGTTTTACACTGGGTTCAGTCCGTCGTTAAGAAATGGTGGCCAGAACTCTCCACAAACGGCAAACCCCTGCTGGACAGCYKCTCAGAGGACAG GAACCTCCAAGTCATGAAGCAGCAGCTGAAGGAGTTCTGGGTGGAGGGACCCCAGTTAAGTTTAGTTCCAGGAACTACAGGAGAGATGGCAAAG GCCATTGAGTCTTACTTATCACAACTCCATTGa